One part of the Bdellovibrio sp. KM01 genome encodes these proteins:
- a CDS encoding S-layer family protein yields the protein MMKLLLSLIAVFTFTACSKKGSSIESGFLAGVSISAGASTITLSSSSILSGNSTTVTLTTRDSEGNIFHIPGGNPNVQFSTSGGTSTGIFSPVTNNNDGTYVSTFSGSLSGTETIITASVDGVELETKTAKVTVLPANYSLANSYVTLSATTVASRSTITATFHAMDASNNPITNGGMNVVFGIDSGTSTGTFATTTDNGDGTYTSIFTGKLVGTAAAIKASVAGLAITSTLPTVTVTPGTATAIAVNAGNSQSAAVNNALGSSLKVKVTDAEGNAVPSVQVDWTTTGNSALGAASDNTDSSGISTNTLTLGTVTGVYTVTAKIHGTTTTTTFSATATPGAINNFLLSGVPANATAGTAFNTTVTARDSYNNVKTDYTGTVQFTSSDSNSPTLPGNYTFVSGDAGVKQFSFNLKTTGNQTITVTQSGGSPTITSSAISVSAASIYQLIYIANPTNTVAGNTISTVTIRAVDIYANTISSFNGNVTVAIGTNAGSGTLSGTKVVAASSGTATFSDLSIEKSGTGYTFSATAAGVSAAVSSTFNITPDSPASIAVSSGNNQSATISTALGANLVAIVKDAYGNNVPSVTVDWSTTAGTLGSASSNTNSSGLASNSLTLSSTTGAHTVTASIPSSAFSTTFTATATNGPASQLSFSTQPVGGVTPGTALATQPVIRILDASGNLVTTGADATATVSLALTTGTGSLGGTTSLSAVGGVATFTNVNVSTYGTGKIVTATKSGTIMSGGTGSISLASNSFDITQSAPTAFTISSVAVVEADKLRVTWGSSTNANSYTVKYGTSAGNYTTTASTSGTSPFDITGLTGGTTYYIMVTAVNTATSVDATSEAMGIPISAFTLTSLTPGVGSSSLAFASAAGATTYDVLYDTSSHTASQTYASTNASVTSPATTSSLSTGTTYYYRVRANNSFGSLVSTNELSGAVYQNFTLNIPFTAGSEANYSISNSTTSSLTGGSAVLKQTPLTDSSSSEFTASTLTDLQWDSTLGAVRLNATGNNVAALDSTWTPQWNSLVAYWKLDNNFNDSVGSYTATNNGSVPFSTPGRIGSHSATFSTTSTYGSVAAGPDLSGSFTISAWVYPTGAGSSFRTIASYGNSSGNNTGWYLQYTNAGYVRFQFSNTSDALSPYAYLSADRNKWVHIVATYDGTSKLRTIYRNGLRMNGSTATGNITTVNGAFKIGVDYDTTGPWLGNMDDIAVWNTALTTAEVSALYNHQAGTYAGKITSRVMDAQAYNSTDTSWLTLSARTTVPFYKEIPSSSEAANYSAGVGTLHTGLKAIWHFNESSWPHSANDVVDSSGNGNHGTSYGNARIYTTGLGKFGNTGSWNASGDYVVATASSNFIATDNQPFSISAWIYPNAIGNTGATTIDNRIVTIHRGSTAGASIALGLGLSNKLMLYSYNNGGTELNLASTASLSVWQWSLVTATFDGTCVQLYINGVATGSCTNTFVNAGGSYGLRIGNHDTTTLFFRGYMDEVGVWSKALSANEIKEMYRRFNNRIRYQVRSCTTNDCSDQAAATNAGWKGPDNTGSTFFSELFNTSTNTVGGAILGTAPTMTFSNFAGLSVASNRYFQYRAFFDNEDTANNCTYNSAAAPCSPELKSITVGATRYDSTAPTYTATGASVTSAYQVLDGSGFTETLGANGCSAGAKYALSADGSTFYYYDGSAWSASSDYSTASSAAQINAGLSTFAATAGTGTLRVKAFLKSSNTSQCEIDNLSITGKKY from the coding sequence ATGATGAAGCTTCTTCTTAGCCTTATCGCTGTTTTCACTTTCACCGCTTGTAGCAAAAAAGGCTCAAGCATTGAAAGTGGATTTCTTGCGGGAGTTTCCATATCCGCAGGCGCAAGTACGATCACGCTTTCGTCTTCTTCGATTCTTTCTGGTAATTCAACGACAGTGACTCTGACAACCAGAGATTCTGAGGGGAATATCTTCCACATTCCAGGAGGCAATCCCAATGTTCAATTCAGTACTTCTGGTGGCACAAGCACCGGCATATTCAGTCCCGTTACGAATAACAATGACGGAACTTACGTTTCAACATTCAGTGGATCTCTGTCGGGTACTGAAACAATCATCACAGCCTCTGTTGATGGCGTGGAACTTGAAACAAAAACTGCAAAAGTGACAGTACTTCCAGCAAACTACTCGCTTGCGAACTCTTATGTTACTTTGTCTGCGACGACTGTGGCTTCACGTTCAACGATCACAGCGACATTCCATGCGATGGATGCTTCCAATAATCCCATCACCAATGGTGGAATGAATGTTGTTTTCGGAATTGATAGCGGTACCAGTACCGGTACTTTTGCGACAACCACAGATAATGGTGATGGGACATATACTTCGATTTTCACAGGTAAACTTGTCGGTACGGCCGCTGCAATTAAAGCATCCGTGGCAGGTCTTGCAATAACCAGCACGCTTCCGACTGTCACCGTAACTCCGGGCACGGCCACGGCGATTGCCGTAAATGCCGGAAATTCCCAATCTGCAGCCGTCAATAACGCCTTGGGTTCTTCCTTAAAGGTTAAAGTCACTGATGCGGAGGGAAATGCGGTTCCCTCGGTGCAAGTTGATTGGACCACGACAGGTAACTCTGCTTTGGGTGCAGCATCTGACAATACCGACTCAAGTGGTATCAGTACGAACACTCTGACACTGGGAACTGTCACTGGTGTCTATACTGTGACTGCGAAAATTCACGGTACGACGACGACCACAACCTTCAGTGCGACAGCGACACCGGGTGCAATTAATAATTTCTTGTTATCAGGCGTCCCTGCTAATGCAACAGCCGGAACTGCTTTTAATACAACGGTGACTGCACGTGACTCTTATAACAATGTCAAAACTGATTACACGGGGACTGTTCAATTCACTTCATCTGACTCGAACTCCCCCACGCTGCCAGGGAACTACACTTTCGTAAGTGGCGACGCCGGAGTTAAACAATTCTCTTTCAATTTAAAAACGACAGGGAATCAAACGATCACTGTCACACAAAGCGGTGGCTCACCGACAATAACCTCGTCTGCGATTTCCGTTTCCGCTGCAAGTATTTATCAGCTGATCTATATCGCAAATCCAACGAATACAGTTGCTGGCAATACTATTTCCACTGTGACTATTCGGGCGGTGGACATTTATGCAAATACGATTTCATCCTTTAATGGAAATGTGACTGTCGCCATTGGGACGAACGCGGGCTCTGGCACATTGAGCGGAACCAAGGTTGTTGCCGCAAGTTCAGGGACAGCTACATTCTCGGATCTTTCCATCGAAAAATCCGGAACTGGTTATACGTTTTCCGCAACAGCAGCGGGAGTTTCCGCGGCGGTTTCAAGTACTTTCAATATCACACCTGACTCCCCCGCAAGCATTGCGGTTTCCAGTGGGAATAATCAATCAGCAACTATCAGCACCGCACTAGGTGCAAACTTAGTTGCGATTGTAAAAGACGCCTATGGCAATAACGTTCCCAGTGTCACTGTTGACTGGAGCACAACGGCAGGAACGTTGGGTTCTGCAAGCAGCAACACGAATTCATCAGGCCTTGCTTCAAACTCTTTGACACTTTCTTCGACGACGGGCGCACACACAGTGACCGCTTCGATTCCAAGTTCGGCTTTTTCGACAACATTCACTGCCACAGCGACGAACGGTCCTGCAAGTCAGCTGAGCTTTTCCACGCAACCTGTCGGCGGCGTTACTCCAGGAACGGCGCTAGCAACTCAACCTGTCATCAGAATTCTTGATGCCAGTGGAAATTTGGTCACCACAGGAGCAGATGCGACAGCTACGGTGTCTTTGGCATTGACGACAGGAACTGGTTCATTAGGTGGTACGACCTCTTTGAGTGCGGTGGGTGGTGTCGCGACATTTACCAATGTAAATGTTAGCACGTACGGGACTGGCAAGATTGTAACGGCAACAAAATCCGGAACGATTATGTCTGGCGGTACGGGCTCTATCTCTTTGGCTTCAAACAGCTTCGATATCACTCAAAGTGCTCCCACGGCATTTACAATTTCTAGTGTTGCCGTGGTGGAGGCTGACAAACTGCGTGTGACCTGGGGCTCTTCTACGAATGCGAACAGTTACACAGTAAAATACGGAACATCTGCGGGAAATTATACAACCACGGCTTCCACTTCTGGGACTTCGCCATTCGATATCACGGGTCTTACAGGTGGCACGACTTACTATATCATGGTGACGGCGGTTAACACTGCTACATCAGTTGATGCTACGTCAGAGGCGATGGGTATCCCGATCAGTGCATTCACTTTGACTTCGTTAACTCCAGGCGTGGGCAGCTCTTCTTTAGCTTTCGCCAGTGCAGCCGGCGCCACGACTTATGATGTTCTTTATGATACCTCTTCACATACAGCGAGTCAGACATATGCATCCACAAATGCAAGCGTCACCTCGCCAGCAACAACTTCCAGCTTATCAACTGGAACGACATACTATTATCGAGTACGCGCGAACAACTCATTTGGCTCTTTGGTATCTACTAATGAATTGTCAGGTGCAGTTTATCAAAATTTTACTTTGAATATTCCATTTACAGCAGGTTCAGAGGCAAACTACAGCATCAGCAATTCAACAACGTCGTCATTAACTGGGGGATCCGCAGTCCTGAAACAAACCCCACTGACAGACAGTTCTTCATCTGAATTTACCGCTTCTACACTGACTGATTTACAATGGGATTCCACACTGGGCGCTGTTCGCTTGAATGCGACAGGTAACAACGTGGCTGCTCTTGATAGCACTTGGACTCCACAATGGAATAGCCTTGTCGCTTATTGGAAATTAGATAACAACTTTAATGATTCTGTTGGTTCGTATACTGCGACTAATAATGGCTCCGTTCCATTCTCAACTCCAGGCCGTATTGGCTCACACTCTGCCACATTTAGTACGACCAGCACCTATGGTAGCGTCGCCGCGGGACCGGATTTGAGTGGCTCCTTTACTATTTCCGCTTGGGTCTATCCGACGGGTGCAGGCAGTTCCTTTAGAACGATTGCTTCCTATGGAAATAGTTCCGGCAATAATACCGGATGGTACTTACAATATACAAATGCGGGCTATGTCCGCTTCCAGTTTAGCAATACCAGTGATGCATTAAGTCCTTACGCTTATCTTAGTGCTGACAGAAATAAATGGGTTCACATCGTTGCCACCTACGACGGTACTTCTAAGCTAAGAACAATCTATCGTAACGGTCTTCGCATGAATGGCTCTACTGCGACAGGGAATATCACCACGGTAAATGGGGCCTTTAAAATCGGCGTTGACTATGACACCACCGGCCCATGGCTTGGCAACATGGATGATATAGCTGTTTGGAATACCGCTCTGACAACTGCGGAAGTCTCGGCGCTTTATAATCACCAAGCAGGTACTTATGCGGGTAAAATTACTTCTCGGGTCATGGATGCCCAGGCCTACAATTCTACAGACACTTCCTGGCTGACACTTTCGGCAAGAACGACTGTGCCGTTCTATAAAGAAATTCCAAGTTCCTCAGAGGCCGCAAACTACTCAGCTGGTGTAGGCACATTGCATACTGGCTTAAAAGCAATCTGGCACTTTAATGAATCTTCGTGGCCTCATTCGGCGAATGACGTGGTTGATTCCTCTGGAAATGGCAATCACGGAACCAGTTATGGTAACGCGCGTATTTATACAACGGGCTTGGGAAAATTCGGAAACACAGGTTCCTGGAATGCCTCGGGCGACTATGTCGTAGCCACAGCCAGCAGCAATTTTATTGCCACAGATAACCAACCTTTCTCAATCAGTGCATGGATTTATCCAAATGCCATTGGGAACACGGGCGCGACGACTATTGACAATCGCATTGTGACGATTCATCGCGGCAGCACGGCGGGAGCATCGATCGCATTAGGTTTAGGTTTAAGTAATAAGCTAATGCTTTACAGCTATAATAATGGTGGAACAGAGTTAAATCTCGCTTCTACGGCATCCCTCAGTGTATGGCAGTGGAGTTTAGTTACCGCCACATTCGATGGAACTTGTGTGCAACTTTATATCAATGGCGTGGCAACCGGATCCTGCACGAATACTTTCGTGAATGCCGGTGGATCATATGGTTTACGAATCGGCAACCATGATACGACGACTTTGTTTTTCCGTGGTTACATGGATGAAGTTGGCGTTTGGTCTAAAGCTTTATCTGCGAATGAAATTAAAGAAATGTATCGCCGCTTCAACAACCGCATTCGCTATCAAGTTCGCAGCTGTACTACAAATGATTGTTCGGATCAGGCAGCCGCGACAAATGCTGGTTGGAAAGGCCCTGACAACACTGGCAGCACTTTCTTCTCGGAACTTTTCAATACAAGTACCAACACCGTAGGCGGAGCAATTTTAGGAACGGCACCAACCATGACGTTCTCTAACTTTGCGGGCCTGTCGGTTGCTTCGAACCGTTACTTCCAGTATCGGGCGTTCTTTGACAACGAAGACACTGCAAACAACTGTACTTACAACTCAGCTGCGGCTCCATGTTCTCCAGAATTGAAAAGTATTACGGTCGGAGCAACTCGTTATGATTCCACAGCTCCGACTTATACGGCGACCGGTGCATCCGTTACTTCTGCTTACCAAGTTTTAGATGGCAGTGGATTCACTGAGACTTTAGGTGCGAATGGTTGTTCTGCCGGAGCTAAGTATGCTTTGAGTGCGGATGGATCAACGTTCTATTATTATGATGGCTCTGCATGGTCTGCTTCGTCTGACTATTCAACCGCAAGTTCGGCTGCCCAAATCAATGCTGGTTTAAGTACTTTCGCTGCAACAGCAGGTACGGGAACCTTGCGCGTGAAAGCGTTCTTGAAATCATCGAACACGTCTCAATGTGAGATTGATAATCTCTCCATCACCGGCAAAAAATACTAG
- a CDS encoding LysM peptidoglycan-binding domain-containing protein, producing MKSIERLLFTMIFLMSSVTTAQEGTSYRQYIVQPGDTLSNIADRVRGGHTYGKDENLARLLSLNPSLKDHHSIFVGQTILVPIRDLRSVASEESLAASVAVATVTVASSPTAAVVAQTPAPNPVNSPASTPAKSLAPVPPAVNSMNDDEEEVSHRFEVKAGYQISTLSAEDNVTHSKADLNTDHDLTASIGWSQQWMDRFKTLLSFSLRNLEFQPSTNASKTIINDSKTLYGLNFGGDFLLTDKIAVGLTAGYGQELYLHGLTTTSVSIDTANVSSIGASLDYQIFKKKSTSVGFFVSGSYLGGTSTDTYTIDSGSFYKGLLYIRRDKNGRLLSFEVGAQQRNQNTSVSDLSETNVFGNVIYGFDLFNEEKK from the coding sequence ATGAAAAGCATCGAACGTTTGTTATTCACGATGATCTTCTTGATGAGCAGTGTTACCACAGCTCAAGAGGGAACTAGTTATCGTCAGTACATCGTTCAACCTGGGGACACCCTGTCTAACATCGCTGATAGAGTTCGTGGCGGCCATACTTATGGCAAGGACGAAAACCTTGCTCGCCTGTTGTCGCTAAATCCTTCATTGAAAGACCATCATTCAATTTTTGTCGGCCAAACGATCTTGGTTCCAATTCGTGATTTGCGAAGTGTTGCAAGTGAAGAAAGCTTGGCAGCTTCAGTTGCGGTAGCGACGGTCACGGTGGCCTCTTCGCCAACGGCCGCAGTTGTTGCCCAAACACCTGCGCCTAATCCGGTGAACTCGCCCGCAAGCACACCTGCAAAATCATTGGCACCAGTACCGCCTGCGGTAAACAGCATGAATGATGATGAAGAAGAAGTGAGTCATCGCTTTGAAGTGAAAGCGGGATATCAGATTTCAACACTTTCTGCTGAAGACAATGTGACTCATTCGAAAGCGGATCTTAATACGGATCATGATTTGACTGCTTCCATTGGCTGGTCTCAACAATGGATGGACAGGTTTAAAACCTTGCTCTCTTTCTCTTTACGTAATCTTGAGTTCCAACCTTCGACGAATGCTTCAAAAACAATCATCAACGATTCTAAAACTTTGTATGGCTTGAATTTTGGTGGCGATTTTCTGCTCACGGACAAAATAGCTGTGGGCTTGACTGCCGGATATGGCCAGGAGCTTTATCTGCACGGTCTCACGACTACTTCCGTATCTATCGATACCGCGAATGTTTCTTCAATAGGCGCCTCTTTGGATTATCAAATATTTAAAAAGAAATCCACGTCCGTGGGGTTTTTCGTTTCAGGCAGCTATTTAGGCGGGACTTCCACAGATACTTACACAATCGATAGCGGCAGTTTTTACAAAGGTCTTTTGTACATCCGCAGAGATAAAAATGGACGCCTTCTTTCTTTTGAAGTCGGTGCTCAACAAAGAAATCAAAATACATCTGTATCGGATCTTTCTGAAACCAACGTTTTTGGCAATGTGATTTACGGTTTTGATCTCTTCAACGAGGAGAAGAAGTAA